A DNA window from Roseofilum capinflatum BLCC-M114 contains the following coding sequences:
- the rpmA gene encoding 50S ribosomal protein L27, with amino-acid sequence MAHKKGTGSTRNGRDSNAQRLGVKRFGGENVLAGNILVRQRGTTFHAGKNVGVGRDYTLFALTDGIVTFERNGRYRKKISVYPAQATS; translated from the coding sequence ATGGCACATAAGAAAGGAACTGGAAGTACACGCAACGGTCGTGACTCGAACGCCCAGCGCTTGGGTGTGAAACGCTTTGGTGGCGAAAATGTCCTCGCGGGTAATATTCTCGTCCGTCAAAGAGGAACCACCTTCCACGCCGGTAAAAATGTGGGTGTGGGCCGGGATTACACCCTGTTTGCTCTGACTGACGGTATCGTTACCTTTGAGCGCAATGGTAGATATCGGAAAAAAATCAGTGTTTATCCTGCCCAAGCGACTTCTTAG
- the rplU gene encoding 50S ribosomal protein L21 — MSYAIIETGGKQLRVEPGRFYDIELLAVEPEQTVSIDQVLYIQHGDDMHVGQPLVSGATVEGTVMRHFRDRKVLVYKMQPKKKTRKKRGHRQERTRLMINSINVNGEVLASTPAPAEASSEA, encoded by the coding sequence ATGAGTTACGCAATTATTGAAACGGGTGGTAAACAACTGAGAGTTGAACCCGGTCGCTTTTATGACATTGAACTGTTGGCAGTGGAACCGGAACAAACGGTTTCTATTGACCAAGTGTTGTATATCCAGCATGGCGATGATATGCATGTGGGTCAGCCTCTGGTCAGTGGCGCGACGGTGGAAGGAACGGTAATGCGTCATTTCCGCGATCGCAAGGTTTTAGTCTATAAAATGCAACCGAAAAAGAAAACGCGCAAAAAACGCGGACACCGCCAAGAACGCACCCGGTTGATGATTAATTCCATTAATGTCAATGGAGAAGTGTTAGCCTCAACCCCAGCACCTGCTGAAGCATCCTCTGAGGCTTAA
- a CDS encoding alpha/beta hydrolase yields the protein MASDFYIPKTISAEAQSVLNSFTFANRDVLDFPEPDDLEGWKKIQQMRIDAFGPVNEKVKKEYQPTIEEKELGGIPVLDIKPKGWKDNGKLLVYTHGGGYTQHNVHTTLPFSVCVADKTGLNVIAIDYTLAPLAKHDQMSDQVVAVFKALLEQGRKLENIALYGDSAGGGLASGSVLKMRDQGVGMPAALVLWSPWADIDQNCGDSYFALRDIDPLLSYENELGKSALACADPKDWKNPYVCSVYGDFSKGYPPTFIQVGTKEIFLSCSIRLYHALNNAGQTVKLELFDGMWHVFQGLNYDIPESETARENMAKFLKEYLKY from the coding sequence ATGGCAAGTGATTTTTACATCCCCAAAACGATATCCGCAGAAGCTCAATCTGTATTAAACAGTTTTACTTTTGCGAATCGTGATGTATTAGATTTTCCAGAGCCAGATGATTTAGAAGGCTGGAAGAAAATTCAGCAAATGAGAATTGATGCCTTTGGCCCTGTCAATGAAAAGGTAAAAAAAGAGTACCAACCCACAATAGAAGAAAAAGAATTAGGAGGAATACCGGTTCTTGATATAAAACCGAAAGGCTGGAAAGACAACGGCAAACTGTTAGTTTACACTCATGGTGGTGGATATACTCAGCATAATGTTCATACCACTTTACCCTTTAGCGTCTGTGTTGCAGACAAAACGGGATTAAATGTAATTGCGATTGACTATACTTTGGCTCCTTTGGCTAAACACGACCAGATGTCCGATCAAGTGGTGGCAGTGTTCAAAGCCCTACTAGAACAAGGACGTAAACTGGAAAATATTGCCCTCTACGGTGACTCAGCCGGTGGAGGACTAGCATCAGGCAGTGTTTTAAAAATGCGAGACCAAGGTGTGGGAATGCCTGCGGCTTTGGTTCTTTGGTCTCCTTGGGCAGATATCGACCAAAATTGTGGGGATAGTTACTTTGCCTTGAGAGACATCGATCCCTTGTTAAGCTATGAAAATGAATTGGGTAAATCTGCCCTTGCCTGTGCCGATCCCAAAGATTGGAAAAATCCCTATGTTTGCTCAGTCTATGGAGACTTTAGCAAAGGATATCCTCCCACATTTATTCAAGTGGGTACAAAGGAAATTTTCTTAAGTTGCTCAATTCGTCTCTATCATGCATTAAATAATGCGGGTCAAACGGTGAAATTAGAACTGTTTGATGGCATGTGGCATGTATTCCAAGGACTAAATTACGATATTCCAGAATCAGAGACGGCTCGCGAAAATATGGCGAAATTCTTAAAGGAATATTTGAAGTATTAG